A window from Ictalurus punctatus breed USDA103 unplaced genomic scaffold, Coco_2.0 Super-Scaffold_100046, whole genome shotgun sequence encodes these proteins:
- the LOC108261536 gene encoding histone H3.3A isoform X2: protein MARTVQTARKATGGKAPRKQLATKAACKSAPATGSVKKPHRYRPGTVALREIRRYQKSTELLIHKLPFQRLVREIAQDFKTELRFQSAAIGALQEASEAYLIGLFEDTNLCSILAKKVAIMPKDIQLARLIRGERA from the coding sequence ATGGCAAGAACAGTGCAGACTGCCCGTAAGGCCACCGGTGGCAAGGCGCCAAGGAAGCAGCTCGCCACTAAGGCTGCCTGCAAGAGCGCGCCGGCTACCGGCAGCGTGAAGAAGCCTCACCGTTACAGGCCCGGCACCGTGGCTCTGAGGGAGATCCGCCGTTATCAGAAGTCTACTGAGCTGCTCATCCACAAGCTGCCCTTCCAGCGCCTGGTGAGAGAAATCGCTCAGGACTTCAAGACCGAGTTGCGTTTCCAGAGCGCAGCCATCGGGGCCCTACAGGAGGCGAGCGAGGCATACCTGATCGGTCTGTTCGAGGACACCAACCTGTGCTCTATCCTTGCCAAGAAAGTGgccatcatgcccaaggatattcagctggcccgccttattcgcggagaacgcgcttaa